A stretch of the Planctomycetota bacterium genome encodes the following:
- a CDS encoding aminotransferase class IV, with amino-acid sequence MATVFLNGELRSLDDPAARVALTDAGFMHAVGLFETMTARREADGVRVVRVDAHVRRLVESARELQLSTSLRADPLAEAVEHTARAHLEHADHDAARVRLTVTGGDLDLVRRVGERVGAAAPTPTIAILAQRATEYPEELFERGGLAVLADAKVSPFDPTAGHKTLNYWWRLRELQAALGRGASEALVFSVTNHLCGGCVSNAFAVRDGALVTPIARGEEEVAAASRPALPSPVLPGVTRATLLELAAEEGLAIERRLVSIDDVLDADEVFCTNASFGVLPITRVESREIGSGGVGPVTRQLGELLRGADGAG; translated from the coding sequence ATGGCGACGGTCTTCCTCAACGGCGAACTGCGGAGCCTCGATGATCCCGCGGCGCGGGTGGCGCTCACCGACGCGGGCTTCATGCACGCCGTCGGGCTCTTCGAGACCATGACGGCGCGGCGGGAGGCCGACGGCGTGCGGGTCGTCCGCGTCGATGCGCACGTGCGGCGGCTGGTCGAATCGGCGCGGGAGCTGCAGCTGAGCACGTCGCTGCGGGCCGATCCGCTCGCCGAGGCCGTCGAGCACACGGCCCGGGCGCATCTGGAGCACGCCGACCATGATGCGGCCCGCGTCCGGCTGACGGTGACCGGCGGCGACCTGGACCTGGTGCGTCGGGTGGGCGAGCGGGTGGGGGCGGCCGCGCCGACGCCGACCATCGCGATCCTGGCGCAGCGGGCCACCGAGTACCCCGAGGAGCTGTTCGAGCGCGGGGGGTTGGCGGTGCTCGCCGACGCAAAGGTCAGCCCGTTCGATCCGACGGCGGGCCACAAGACGCTGAACTACTGGTGGCGTCTGCGGGAGCTGCAGGCGGCGCTGGGACGGGGCGCGTCCGAGGCGCTGGTGTTCTCGGTGACCAACCACCTGTGCGGAGGCTGTGTAAGCAACGCCTTCGCGGTGCGGGATGGTGCGCTGGTGACGCCCATCGCGCGGGGTGAGGAGGAGGTGGCCGCGGCGTCCAGGCCCGCGCTGCCCAGCCCGGTGCTGCCGGGCGTGACGCGGGCGACGCTGCTGGAGCTGGCGGCCGAGGAGGGGCTCGCGATCGAGCGGCGGCTGGTCTCGATCGACGACGTGCTGGACGCCGACGAGGTGTTCTGCACCAATGCGAGCTTCGGCGTGCTGCCGATCACGCGGGTCGAGTCCCGCGAGATCGGCTCGGGAGGCGTCGGGCCGGTGACGCGGCAGCTCGGCGAGTTGCTCCGCGGCGCGGACGGAGCCGGGTAG
- a CDS encoding UDP-3-O-acyl-N-acetylglucosamine deacetylase, with product MIPRRTLAAPATVTGRGLFTGAAAAASLLPARPGEGVALAHADGGPRIPATIAYLDPRPLHPIFAQAGARSTNLAAGDARIATVEHLLSALHALGITDALVEFDGPELPILDGSAADFSDAIDAAGVRELGEALEPITPGDTIALERDGARIEATPRAEPGWSVAYELDYGPAAPISPQRADWDGTPGAYARTIAPARTFCLDAEARAMRDAGLFEHLTPRDMLVIGAGGPIDNAYRLPNECAAHKLLDVVGDLALAGRPIQADIRASRSGHALNHELAAALAAL from the coding sequence GTGATCCCACGACGCACCCTCGCGGCACCCGCCACCGTGACGGGCCGCGGCTTGTTCACCGGCGCGGCCGCGGCGGCCAGCCTGCTGCCCGCGCGACCGGGTGAGGGCGTCGCGCTCGCGCACGCCGATGGCGGCCCCCGCATCCCCGCGACCATCGCCTACCTCGACCCGCGGCCGCTGCACCCGATCTTCGCGCAGGCCGGCGCACGCAGCACCAACCTCGCCGCCGGCGACGCCCGCATCGCAACCGTGGAGCACCTGCTCTCCGCATTGCACGCCCTGGGCATCACCGACGCGCTCGTCGAGTTCGACGGCCCCGAGCTGCCCATCCTCGACGGCTCCGCCGCGGACTTCTCCGACGCTATCGATGCAGCGGGCGTCCGCGAGCTCGGCGAGGCCCTCGAACCGATCACGCCCGGCGACACCATCGCCCTCGAACGCGACGGCGCACGCATCGAGGCGACCCCCCGCGCCGAGCCCGGGTGGTCGGTGGCCTACGAGCTGGACTACGGCCCCGCCGCGCCCATCTCGCCGCAGCGCGCCGACTGGGACGGCACGCCCGGGGCCTACGCCCGCACCATCGCGCCCGCGCGGACGTTCTGTCTCGACGCCGAAGCGCGCGCGATGCGCGACGCCGGCCTATTCGAGCACCTGACGCCGCGGGACATGCTCGTCATCGGCGCCGGCGGCCCGATCGACAACGCGTACCGCCTGCCCAATGAGTGCGCCGCCCACAAGCTGCTCGACGTCGTGGGGGATCTCGCGCTCGCCGGACGGCCGATCCAGGCCGACATCCGCGCCAGCCGCTCGGGCCATGCGCTCAACCACGAGCTGGCGGCCGCGCTCGCCGCCCTCTAG
- a CDS encoding serine protease gives MRRVRLPVLLCALLCVLVAPPGCVVSGLEETAVRVPWPARAEREFGCTPVSVDVFGAGERGSGSGVLVSDRWLLTAAHVVPEGAAQALVLVDPDRPRGVVAPIEVIVQGGGEPVREGDWALLRLGGAIDHLPARQASLASGVVSLDEVLLVGFPTTPASAEEPFARDPFVLRTDAPDVRAWRTEEGPVRYLRMASAWTKLGGASGGPVVVRDGVGVPRVVGIVLGRIEHRTLFARGRAIVVHDLPAQAHLAAAGALDDLPSGVDGPRLLTADEITGEPAAASATLVLDGDGLPQRRTAEPR, from the coding sequence GTGAGGCGTGTGCGGCTGCCGGTGCTTCTGTGCGCGCTTCTGTGCGTGCTGGTGGCGCCGCCGGGCTGCGTGGTGTCGGGGCTGGAGGAGACGGCCGTCCGCGTGCCGTGGCCCGCGCGGGCGGAGCGGGAGTTCGGTTGCACGCCGGTAAGCGTGGACGTGTTCGGGGCGGGCGAGCGGGGCTCGGGCTCGGGCGTGCTGGTGTCGGATCGCTGGCTGCTCACCGCGGCGCACGTCGTGCCCGAGGGCGCGGCGCAGGCGCTGGTGCTGGTGGATCCGGATCGGCCGCGGGGCGTGGTGGCGCCCATCGAGGTCATCGTGCAGGGCGGCGGCGAGCCCGTGCGCGAGGGCGACTGGGCGTTGCTGCGGCTCGGCGGGGCGATCGACCACCTGCCGGCGCGGCAGGCGTCGCTGGCGTCGGGGGTGGTCTCGCTCGACGAGGTGCTGCTGGTCGGCTTCCCGACGACGCCGGCGAGCGCCGAGGAGCCCTTCGCGCGGGACCCCTTCGTGCTGCGGACCGATGCGCCCGACGTGCGGGCGTGGCGGACCGAGGAGGGGCCCGTGCGGTACCTGCGGATGGCCTCGGCGTGGACCAAGCTGGGGGGCGCGTCGGGCGGGCCGGTGGTGGTCCGCGATGGGGTGGGCGTGCCTCGGGTGGTGGGCATCGTGCTGGGTCGGATCGAGCATCGCACGCTGTTTGCGCGGGGGCGGGCGATCGTGGTGCACGACCTGCCCGCGCAGGCGCACCTCGCCGCCGCCGGTGCGCTCGACGACCTGCCGAGCGGCGTCGACGGCCCGAGGCTGCTGACCGCGGACGAGATCACGGGGGAGCCGGCGGCCGCGTCGGCTACGCTGGTGCTCGATGGCGACGGTCTTCCTCAACGGCGAACTGCGGAGCCTCGATGA
- the lpxD gene encoding UDP-3-O-(3-hydroxymyristoyl)glucosamine N-acyltransferase, with the protein MPTASATPQQPARTEAPATTGTLATMLDARLVGPDDIPLADIAGLDKATAGALTFIRDSRYAKQWPQSSASAALVSEGVEVPGHDPSDRALLFVPDADRALQALLQAFSERAAPPRPESDESNSSVIHPSANIHPTATIGPMCVIEAGASVGADAVLAARVSIGAGARVGAGSLLQANVSVLHGCTIGERCVLHPGVVIGADGFGYLPGPDGPIKIPHLGSVVVEDDVEIGANTCIDRGKLGDTRIGGHTKIDNLCQIGHNCDIGRSCVICGCCGVSGSVTLGDGVTLAGGVGIGDGITIGPGATVGARSGVMNDIPAGETWLGYPAAPARETAANMAQFRTLARTLREIRKRLPDA; encoded by the coding sequence ATGCCCACCGCCTCGGCCACACCGCAGCAGCCCGCTCGCACCGAGGCGCCGGCGACCACCGGCACGCTCGCCACCATGCTCGACGCCCGGCTGGTCGGACCCGACGACATCCCGCTAGCCGACATCGCCGGCCTGGACAAGGCCACCGCCGGCGCCCTCACCTTCATCCGCGATAGCCGCTACGCCAAGCAGTGGCCCCAATCCAGCGCGTCGGCGGCCCTGGTCAGCGAGGGCGTCGAGGTCCCGGGCCACGATCCCTCCGATCGCGCCCTGCTCTTCGTGCCCGACGCCGACCGCGCCCTCCAGGCGCTGCTCCAGGCCTTCAGCGAGCGGGCCGCCCCGCCCCGCCCCGAATCCGACGAGAGCAACAGCTCGGTGATCCACCCCTCGGCCAACATCCACCCCACCGCCACCATCGGGCCCATGTGCGTCATCGAGGCGGGCGCCAGCGTCGGCGCCGACGCCGTCCTCGCCGCCCGCGTGAGCATCGGCGCGGGCGCCCGCGTGGGCGCGGGCTCGCTGCTGCAGGCCAACGTGTCGGTGCTGCACGGCTGCACCATCGGCGAGCGCTGCGTGCTGCACCCGGGCGTGGTCATCGGGGCCGATGGCTTCGGCTACCTGCCCGGACCCGACGGGCCCATCAAGATTCCCCACCTCGGCTCGGTCGTCGTCGAGGACGACGTCGAGATCGGGGCCAACACCTGCATCGATCGCGGCAAGCTGGGCGATACCCGCATCGGCGGGCACACCAAGATCGACAACCTCTGCCAGATCGGCCACAACTGCGACATCGGCCGCTCCTGCGTCATCTGCGGCTGCTGCGGCGTCTCGGGTTCGGTCACGCTGGGCGACGGCGTCACCCTCGCCGGCGGCGTCGGCATCGGCGACGGCATCACCATCGGCCCCGGCGCCACCGTCGGCGCCCGCAGCGGCGTGATGAACGACATCCCCGCCGGCGAGACCTGGCTGGGCTACCCCGCCGCCCCCGCCCGCGAGACCGCGGCCAACATGGCCCAGTTCCGCACGCTCGCCCGCACGCTCCGCGAGATCCGCAAGCGGCTGCCCGACGCGTGA
- a CDS encoding prepilin-type N-terminal cleavage/methylation domain-containing protein has product MRSGSSTRRPDDARRARSDAQPRTAHASRRGFTLIELLVVIGVIVVLIGILVPTLSGARESARRTRCLVNLQQIGVGTQLYMDSESQGVLPIVRPFQGGVPGGGSDPTLLEILQDYVDSPIPRRSSPDEDFILGADSCYRCPSDRGGSDGPLWATAGVSYEYLPGLIMTGTELFFAVESPLVERTVTRAIELQAEGGRPLPMLEDADDWHTGRATGRPRNAVYFPGMSADWSRNYDTDLDDLFGSIGRILGR; this is encoded by the coding sequence TTGCGCAGCGGCTCGTCGACGAGGCGACCGGACGACGCACGCCGCGCCCGATCTGATGCGCAGCCGCGCACCGCGCACGCGTCGCGGCGGGGCTTCACGCTCATCGAGCTGCTGGTGGTCATCGGCGTGATCGTGGTGCTCATCGGCATCCTGGTGCCGACGCTCAGCGGCGCCCGCGAGAGCGCCCGCCGCACGCGCTGCCTCGTCAACCTCCAGCAGATCGGCGTGGGCACCCAGCTCTACATGGACTCGGAGAGCCAGGGCGTGCTGCCCATCGTCCGGCCGTTCCAGGGCGGCGTGCCCGGCGGCGGCAGCGACCCCACGCTCCTCGAGATCCTCCAGGACTACGTGGACTCGCCCATCCCCCGCCGGTCCTCGCCCGACGAGGATTTCATCCTGGGCGCGGATTCGTGCTACCGCTGCCCGTCGGATCGCGGCGGCAGCGACGGCCCGTTGTGGGCCACCGCGGGCGTCAGCTACGAGTATCTGCCCGGGCTGATCATGACCGGCACCGAGTTGTTCTTCGCCGTCGAGAGCCCGCTGGTCGAGCGGACGGTGACCCGCGCCATCGAGCTGCAGGCCGAGGGCGGCCGGCCGCTGCCGATGCTCGAGGACGCCGACGACTGGCACACGGGCCGCGCGACCGGCCGCCCCCGCAACGCCGTCTACTTCCCGGGCATGAGCGCCGACTGGTCCCGCAACTACGACACCGATCTGGACGATCTATTCGGCAGCATCGGCCGGATCCTGGGGCGCTAG
- a CDS encoding OmpH family outer membrane protein, with the protein MQHFRQKLVLAAIAALMLGMGLGGARPVAGAVERMLAQPTPVATVDLFLVIDGLDEFRQQRQQLESRRDGIQALIQQLTTEIEDKAGDLEKLDPQSDAFDEGRRELRMLQATRDTRAQVLQQNLAEDNARALKELYEKTLTAVDQVAERDGWQIVVHTGQQKGVPRNPGVPANQAVLFVEDWIQSRRVIYSNDSVDITQSVVRLMNNQFAAGPVQP; encoded by the coding sequence ATGCAGCACTTTCGCCAGAAGCTCGTCCTGGCCGCGATTGCGGCGTTGATGCTCGGCATGGGGCTGGGCGGCGCCCGGCCCGTCGCGGGCGCCGTCGAGCGGATGCTCGCCCAGCCCACGCCCGTCGCCACGGTCGACCTCTTCCTGGTCATCGACGGCCTCGACGAGTTCCGCCAGCAGCGCCAGCAACTCGAGTCCCGCCGTGATGGCATCCAGGCCCTGATCCAGCAGCTGACCACCGAGATCGAGGACAAGGCCGGCGACCTCGAGAAGCTCGACCCCCAGAGCGACGCCTTCGACGAGGGCCGCCGCGAGCTCCGCATGCTGCAGGCCACCCGTGACACCCGGGCCCAGGTGCTCCAGCAGAACCTCGCCGAGGACAACGCCCGGGCCCTCAAGGAGCTCTACGAGAAGACGCTCACCGCCGTCGACCAGGTCGCCGAGCGCGACGGCTGGCAGATCGTCGTCCACACGGGCCAGCAAAAGGGCGTGCCGCGCAACCCCGGCGTGCCCGCCAACCAGGCGGTGCTGTTTGTCGAGGATTGGATCCAATCCCGCCGAGTGATCTACAGCAACGACAGCGTGGACATCACCCAGAGCGTGGTGCGGCTGATGAACAACCAGTTCGCCGCCGGCCCCGTGCAGCCCTGA
- a CDS encoding SpoIIE family protein phosphatase: MADSATEQAARSEDAARPSITDFLSDGGFVQLCETLGGLLGSSVRLIDAQGRQIEPAREGSLAWRVADRTPSAAELAAERAFAVPVRARGDVIGWVHVGRSPATEGPLAVEIEHAVALMVDIADQVCDRELELRARLRALAATQRLSALLARAESVDDVLGIALESAIELLGLSAGSIVLLPQAGGGALEALERDVEHRVSRNLSAAWLASPLPLSFDREFDRLALAGEVVAVPDLQADARVQLKDRVRDEGLRCALQAGMVFQDRPLGVIRLYGREPRAFAPDEIRVLRTIAHQAAVAIGQARLLRQQRERRQLQRQLMLAGDVQRRMLPAGPPESALFDVAASWEPSLELSGDFYDFVELDADRPPEARRIGIVVGDVVGKGVAAALLMSHVRASLRAHASQDPAPSRVLAAVNDDLCRDTMPNEFVTLWYGVACPERRELVFASAGHDPPLLVRSTGAGTDAGGPVHRIEELRTGGMLAGVLPAQVFSEGRLPLSPGDSLAVFTDGLSDARRGDEERYGRPRVAEAVLAALRERPDIAASALVHELVGGVRRFAAGARMPDDQTLVVLRVRS, translated from the coding sequence ATGGCTGACTCGGCGACCGAACAGGCGGCCCGCTCCGAAGACGCGGCGCGGCCGTCCATCACCGACTTCCTGAGCGACGGCGGCTTCGTGCAGCTGTGCGAGACGCTGGGGGGCCTTTTGGGCTCCAGCGTGCGGCTCATCGATGCGCAGGGCCGGCAGATCGAGCCGGCGCGGGAGGGCTCGCTGGCGTGGCGCGTGGCGGATCGCACGCCATCGGCCGCGGAGCTGGCGGCCGAGCGGGCCTTCGCGGTGCCCGTGCGCGCGAGGGGCGACGTCATCGGCTGGGTGCACGTGGGTCGCTCGCCGGCGACCGAGGGCCCGCTGGCGGTCGAGATCGAGCACGCCGTGGCGCTGATGGTGGACATCGCGGACCAGGTGTGCGATCGGGAGCTGGAGCTGCGCGCCCGGCTGCGGGCGCTCGCGGCGACGCAGCGGCTGAGCGCCCTGCTGGCGCGGGCCGAGAGCGTGGACGACGTGCTGGGCATCGCGCTCGAGTCGGCGATCGAGCTGCTGGGGTTGTCGGCGGGCTCGATCGTGCTGCTGCCGCAGGCCGGTGGCGGGGCGCTCGAGGCGCTCGAGCGGGACGTGGAGCACCGCGTGAGCCGCAACCTGTCGGCGGCGTGGCTGGCCAGCCCGCTGCCGCTGTCGTTCGACCGGGAGTTCGATCGGCTGGCGCTCGCGGGCGAGGTCGTGGCGGTGCCCGATCTGCAGGCCGACGCGCGGGTGCAGCTCAAGGATCGGGTCCGCGACGAGGGGCTGCGGTGTGCGCTGCAGGCGGGCATGGTCTTCCAGGACCGGCCGCTGGGCGTGATCCGGCTGTACGGGCGGGAGCCGCGGGCGTTTGCGCCCGATGAGATCCGCGTGCTGCGGACGATCGCGCACCAGGCGGCGGTGGCGATCGGCCAGGCGCGGCTGCTCCGCCAGCAGCGGGAGCGGCGGCAGCTGCAGCGGCAGCTAATGCTGGCCGGCGACGTGCAGCGGCGGATGCTGCCGGCGGGACCGCCCGAGTCTGCGCTCTTCGACGTGGCGGCGAGCTGGGAGCCGAGCCTCGAGCTGAGCGGCGACTTCTACGACTTCGTGGAGCTCGATGCCGATCGGCCGCCCGAGGCCCGCCGCATCGGCATCGTGGTGGGCGACGTGGTGGGCAAGGGCGTGGCCGCCGCGCTGCTGATGAGCCACGTCCGCGCCAGCCTGCGGGCGCACGCATCGCAAGACCCCGCGCCGTCGCGGGTGCTGGCGGCGGTCAACGACGACCTGTGCCGCGACACGATGCCCAACGAATTCGTGACGCTGTGGTACGGGGTTGCCTGCCCGGAGCGGCGGGAGTTGGTGTTCGCGAGCGCGGGGCACGATCCGCCCTTGCTGGTGCGCAGCACGGGCGCAGGGACCGATGCCGGCGGGCCGGTGCACCGCATCGAGGAATTGCGGACCGGCGGCATGCTGGCGGGGGTGCTGCCGGCGCAGGTGTTTTCCGAAGGCAGGCTGCCGCTGTCGCCCGGCGACTCGCTGGCGGTGTTCACCGACGGGCTGAGCGATGCGCGGCGGGGCGACGAGGAGCGCTACGGTCGCCCGCGGGTGGCCGAGGCGGTGCTCGCGGCGCTTCGGGAGCGGCCCGACATCGCCGCATCGGCCCTGGTGCACGAGCTGGTGGGCGGCGTGCGTCGCTTCGCCGCGGGGGCGCGGATGCCCGACGACCAGACGCTTGTGGTGCTGCGGGTGCGGTCGTGA